In the genome of Verrucomicrobiota bacterium, the window GCGACTCCGCCTCGTCACGGATCATGCGCAAGCTGCTCCATGCGCCAGAAGTCCACCTGCTCAGTTTCAGCCAAGCCAACGCTTACACGCGCCGCTTCCGGTTTTTGAACAAACTGGAATTACCCAAAGGGTCCATTGATTTTGGCCGGAACCTTCCCACCCAGGATGTGTACCTGATTGGCCCGACGGTGGAGTTGGTGGCGCGGGCCGATTTGCATCCGGCGCTCTCCGATTTGCTGTTGGAGGCAGCGCGGGAAATTCATGGCAACGCCAGCCTATTACAGAACCGGGGTGAGTTTCCCGCACCACTCGAACACGATTTTCGCATCAGCGACGACGCGGCCCGCTTTTACAAATCCGGCAAAAGCTTTTTCTACCGGCATTTGCCATTCTGGCTGGCGAGCATGGTGAACCGCATCCTGTTGGTCTTTGTACCAATGGTGCTGGTGATAATTCCCGGGCTGCGCGCGCTTCCCGCCATGTACCGTTGGCGGATCAAGCTGCAGATCTACCGTTGGTATCGGGCACTGCTGCGGCTCGAACGCGAATTGGCCGATAGTTCGCCCGAGGCCAGGCGGGAACAACTCCGACGGCTCGACCATATTGAGGAGGCGGTCCATAAACTCAAGGTGCCAGCGTCGTTCGCCGATCAGTTCTACGGTTTGCGCGGGCATATTGATTATGTGCGGAGCCGGCTGGGCAATGGCGGTGCGAAGTAGTGATAGACGGACCAGCGTCAGCATCAGAAACAATTTATCATCGTGCCATAACCGCAACTGCCTTTTAATCATGAACCCATTATGACTAACAACTTGCGTATCGTTCTGAGTTACCTATTGGCGGGCCTGTGCTTCGCAGCCTACCCGGCAGCATTGGATGCCGCTAGAGGGACACCGGTGATCTCCGGTTCGTTAAAGCCCGTCGGCCAGCCTGAATTCCATCGCGCCGAGTTGGTGACGGTGGCGAACCAACCGTTTGCCAAAGCCTGGCGCGTGCAGGTGCTGAGTAAGACGGAGCACACCTATGAGGTGCAACTGCAAGCCGCCAGCCAGGCCCCGGTCAAGCAAGGCGACACGCTGCTGGTTACGTTATACGTCCGCTGCCTGGATTCGCGGGATGAAACCGGCGAGGGGCGAGTCGAGGTGGTCTTTGAAAATAATCGGGCACCCCACGCCAAGTCCCTTGCCGCGCCGGTCGCCATCGGTCGAGACTGGCAGCCAATCACACGCGCATTCAAGGCTGGCGAAAGTTATGGCCTCGGCCAGGCGCAACTGTACGTGGCGTGCGGGTTCTACCCACAGACGCTGGAGATCGGCGGCGTCACCCTGCAAAATCTCGGACCCAATGCCGACCCCAAGCCATACCAGACCAATGAATACGCCTACGACGGCCAACGCCTGGATGCCCCATGGCGTAAGCAGGCGGAGGCGCGCATCGAGCGTTTGCGCAAAGGGGATCTGCGCGTGGAAGTGACGGATCGCGCGGGCCGGCCCATGGCGAACGCGGACGTGCAGGTGCGCATGTTGCGCCACGAGTTCGGCTTTGGCTCCATCGTCACATCCAAGCTGATTACCGAGGAATCCCCCAACGCCGCGAAATACCGCGCAACCGTGTTGAGGCTTTACAATAAAGTGGTCTTTGAAAACGATTTAAAATGGCAGGGCTGGGAAAACCCGGACAACCAGGCGCAGACACTGCGGGCGCTGCACTGGCTGCAAACTAACAACCTGGCGGTGCGCGGGCACTGTCTCGTATGGCCGAGTTGGAAAAATCTGCCGGGCGATCTGCGCGGATTAAGCCGCGACCCCGCCGCCGTGCGCCAGCGCATCGCTGACCATATCACGCAGGAGGTGGGGGCGGTACGCGGACGGATCGTGGAATGGGATGTGCTCAATGAACCGTACATCAACCACGACGTGATGGACCTGCTGGGTAAAGACATCATGGTGGACTGGTTTAAACTGGCGCGGCAGGCGGACCCGAAACCCAAACTGTACATCAATGATTTCTCGATCCTATCCGCCGAAGGACGCGACACCAAGCACCAGGCGCATTACGAACAGACGATCAAATTTCTAAAAGACAGTGGCGCACCCATCGCAGGCATCGGCATGCAGTCGCATTTCGGCACCCAGGCCACGGCACCCACGCGGATGCTGCAGATCCTAGACCGGTTCGGAGCGTTCGGCCTGGAAATCCAAGGCACCGAGCATGATATTGACACGACCGACGAGCAGTTTCAGGCCGATTTCACGCGGGATTATTTGACCGTCATGTTTAGCCATCCCGCCGTGGTGGGGGTGCTATCCTGGGGGTTCTGGGAGGGACATCACTGGCGGCCCAACGGCGCCTATTTCCGCAAGGACTGGTCGGTGAAACCCGCCGGCCAGGTGTGGATGGACCTCACTTTAAAGCAATGGTGGACCGACGAGCGGGGCAAAACCGGCAGCACCGGCATGTATCCCGTGCGCGGTTTCCTGGGCCAGTACGAAATCACCGCCACCGTCAACGGCAAAAAGGCCGTGCTCCAAGCCGCACTGCCCCGGCAGGGAGCCACCGTGCGGGTGGTGATGGAGTAACTGCCGACAGCAACATGAACACTCGGTCGCAACGTGAATTCGATTGATTTCAGCGTTGACGCGCGACATCTGGCCGATAAGATGTACTTAATGTTGCGGGCAACAATGCCCCATGAACCTGAAATATAACGAATACTATGCCAGTTAAAATAGCAATTAATGGATTCGGCCGTATCGGCCGTTTGGTCTTCCGCGCCATCGCGGAACAAGGTCTGCTCGGCAAAGACGTCGAAGTCGTTGCCGTGGGTGATATTGTCCCAGCCGACAATCTCGCCTACCTGCTCAAATATGACTCCACCCAAGGCGCCTTCAAGGGCCAGGTGAGTTCCAAGAAATCCGCCCCCGACAAAGCCGAGGACGATATCCTCGTGGTCAACGGCGCGGAAATCAAGGTCGTCAGCGCCCGCACTCCGGCGGAACTGCCCTGGAAAGCATTGGGCGTGGAACTGGTGATCGAATCCACCGGGCTCTTCACCGATGCCGCCAAGGACAACGCCAAGGGCTGCTACGGCCACATTCTGGCTGGCGCCAAGAAAGTCATCATCAGCGCCCCGGGCAAGAACGAAGACATCACCGTGGTCATGGGCGTGAATCATGAGAAGTATGATGCCGCCAAGCACAACATCATCTCGAACGCCTCCTGCACCACCAACTGTTTGGCCCCGGTGGTCCATGTGTTGATCAAGGAAGGTTTCGGCGTGGCCGAAGGTCTGATGACCACCATCCATGCCTATACCGCCACCCAGAAGACGGTGGACGGCCCGAGCAAGAAGGATTGGAAAGGTGGCCGTACCGCCGCCATGAACATCATCCCCTCCACGACTGGCGCCGCCAAGGCCGTGGCCTTGGTGCTGCCTGAAGTCAAGGGCAAGCTCACCGGTATGGCTTTCCGCGTGCCGACGCCGACCGTCTCCGTGGTGGATTTGACCGTCAAGACGGTCAAGGACACCAGCTATGCGGAAATCTCCGCCGCGATCAAGAACGCCAGCGAAACCTACATGAAGGGCATCCTGGGCTGGACCAACGACGAAGTGGTGAGCACCGACTTCACCCACTGCCAACTGAGTTCCATCTTCGACGCCGGTTCCGGCATCGAGCTGAACAAGAACTTCTTCAAGCTCATTAGCTGGTACGACAATGAATGGGGTTATAGCTGCCGCGTCGGCGACCTCATCAAGTACATCCTCAGCAAGGGTCTGTAATCCAAGGCTGATTTTTCAAAACCGGCGACTGGCAACAGTCGCCGGTTTTTTATTGTGGAATGCGCAGTGGAATCCCGAAGTCCGAAATCCGAATTCCGAGATCCGAAAACACGCCACCGCCATGAGGGGAGCCACCGACGCCTGTGGCCGTCGTCGGGCTGGAAAAACGCCGCGTTTCAACGTGAAACGCGAACCGGCCACCAACCGCGTGCCAGCCCTCGGATTCCGGCTTCGGAATTCGGTATTCTTTCGGTTTTCGGCCCTCGGATTTCGGATTTAGCTGGCCCCCATTCCATTCAAAATAACGAGGAACCAAAAAGAATGCTTGTTGCAGGTTCAGTTACGGACTTATCAGTACACTGAAATAATCCGTGGCGGAACGCTGGGTAAAAAAAGAGGGAAGGCTTGCGCCTTCCCTCCATTGTTGTGTGCATTCAGCCGTCCGTGCGAGTAAAATTATGGTGCCGTCGCCGAACCGAGGCGGTAGAACTTCAGATGGTTGGTGGCGGCGTAGTCCCGCAATATCACCGCGCCGTTCACGTTCGTGACGCCACTGCCCTCCACCAGCGTCCAAGGACTGCCCAGGCTGAGGCTGGTGCGTGATTCAAGCCAGTAGGCGCGGTTGGGTTCCGCCTGGATGCCCAAGCCGAGTTGCCCACCGGTGAAGTTGGTCATCTTCGGCGTCACCACCGTATAGTTGACGACCACCAGCGCGTTGGAACTCAGCACAACCCCATTTACGTTGCTAACCGCCACCAGATAGTACCCGGCCTGGTTCAGGCCAAGGTTGGTGATGGTAACCGTGGAATTGGTGGCGTTGGCCACCGGAGTATTGGTATTGAAATACCACTGATACGTGTTGGGCGCGCCGCACAATACCCCGGTGGTACTGACGCTCAGGGTCACGTTACTGCCCAGCGCCACTGAGTTGGAAGGTGTCGGGTGCGTGACCACCACCGGCAGCGTGGTGTCATTCACCGTAACCGTGGCAAAAAGGCTGGTCACCGAGCCATAAGCATTGGCAACCACCACGCTGTATTTGCCCGCATCGCCGCAGGTAATACCACTCTTGGACAGCGCGGTATTGGTTTTCAGGGTAAGCGCACTATTCGTGTTGTAATACCACTGATAGGTCAACGGTTGGTCACCTGCCGCAACGACGGAGAGGTTCAACGTGCCGCCAACAGTGACTTGGGTATCCACCGGCGGCGTGGTAATCGCCGGTGCGGGATTGACTGAGACAAAGCTCAAACCAACCCTCAGATTGTCCACCGTCAACGTGCCTCCGCCAACCGCCTGGCGGAACGCATAGGCAGTGACATTGATGGGATTGTTGATTTGGGTTGGCCGATTGGAAACATCGTCGGCCGTGACACTGGCAGAAGCTTCCGAACTCGGACCCACCCACAAGGTGGCAATTCCGGTGGCCGGCACGAACCGGGTGACCACGGTGTAATTGACATTCGTCTGGAGGTCCACCGGCAATTGGGCGGTGGAATTAGTGCCGCCATCACCGTTGGCAATGCCAAGCCGGAACGAGCCCGGAGTGGCATTGATGGTGCTCGCCCAAACCCGCGCGCCGAAGCCGCTACTGGCGTCGGTGCCATCATCCTTGAAATGCGCGAGGTAGGCCCCGCCCTCGGTGGGCAGGATCGAGAAGTTCACCACGAATGAACTGTAAAGCACCGTCGAACTATTGGTGCTGTAAGGAGCCCCAATGAGGCGCACGTTGATGTCCTCCGTCTTGGCATCGGTCATATTCAATTTACCCGAGGTGACATCCACCTGACCAAAGGCACCGCTATGGCTTCGCCAGAAATTCGGCGCAGTGTTCACAATGACGCCATCCGGATAATCAAAGAACTCATTGAGAATCACGTTGGTATCCGGAGTGACCACGAGCGCAAACGCGGTGCTGGCAGTCTTGCCACCGGCATCGGTGACCGTAATAGTAATCGGCGTCGCGCCTTTGGCTCCCGTGACAGGCGTGAGGGTCACCGTACGATTTGAACCCGAGCCACCAAAAATGATGTTCGCATTGGGCAACAAGGCCGCGTTGACCGAACTGGCGGACAGCCCCAATTGATCCACCGGCGCGTCGTCGCCAATCGTGAAGGGAATCGTAATCGGCGTACTGACAAGCGTATTGGTGACCGGAAGTTGGGTGATGCTCGGCGGCAAATTCGCGGGCAACACGGTGAGATTGAACCAGGTTTTGCTCACGTCGCCAACAGCGTCAGTCACGGTAACCAGAATCGGGGCGACACCGTCAATACCAACGGAGGGAGTGATGGTGAAACTCCAATCAGAACCATTTGCGGTCGGGGTGCTGATAGCACCATCAGCGATGACATTTTGGTTGAGGGAAACAGCCGTGACCGTCAAAGGCCCCGTGCCACCCACCGTGACGGTGACATTAGCGGCCGTGTCATCCACCGTACTCTGGTTCGTGAGCACGCTGAGGGTAGGCGGAACATTGGCGTTGGTGATGGCATCCGCCGTGAAGTTGACCAGATCATAGCTGACCGTGCCGCTGGTGCCATAACTGGCAGTGAGCCCCACATATTTGTCGTTGTTGGTCATGCCATAATTGGCGGTGCTCTCAAATTCGGTCACGATGCGGATGGCAAAGTTGGGGTTATCCCGCACGCCGGGGAAACCAGCCAAACTGAAGGTGTACGGGCCATCCCAAATTTGAGCACCCGCAGGGTAGGTGGAACTGGCCGGATAATCAATAAAAGTGGTGCCGTTGGTCGTGTATTGCAACCGATAGTACTTGCTGGAGGTGGTGGTAAGACGCTGGTAGAAACTAACTCCGACATTTTTCAAGCCGGCAAGGTTGGCACTGAATTGAACCCCAGCCATCTTATTGGAGGTTCCCACCGGAGGATACGTACTCGTGCCCCAGTATTTATTGGTGGGCATGCCAGAATCATACGCCGTGCCGCCAGCGGGTAGGAAGCCATTGGTGCCCAAGCCCGCCAGTGACGCGATACCGGTTCCAAACGTCGGTTCGGGGTTGGTGTAGTTAATAGTAGTATTGAAATCCCAAAGCAGGAACGTGCCGCTGGCACTCACGCTCATGGTGGCAACCGAACTGGTGACCGAACCGGATGGATTCGAGACAATCACGATGTAATCGGCAGCATTGCCGTAACTGACGTTGGTGATGGTCAGGATGTTGGAATTCACCCCGCTGAACTGGCCACCAGCCACAAGGTTTACACCATTACTCTGCCATTGATATTGCAACGCTGGCGCGCCGGTGGCCAGAGTCGAAGCAGAAACGGTAAACTTGGCCGTCGAACCGAGAAAATTCGTCTGGCTCTTCGGCTCAGTGGTGATTTGCGGCAGCGGACTGGTCACGAGGAGGGTAGCGACCGCACTATTGGTACTGCCAAAAAAGTTGGTAACAATGACCCGATAATCGGCTGAATTAAAGGAAGCAAGATTGGTAATGGTCAGCGTATTGGTAGTTGCGCCGCTGAACTGCCCGCCATCGGACAGGTTCACCCCGTTGCTCTGCCACTGATAATGTAACGGAGCAGTACCGAACGCGGTAACGGCAAAGGTCACCGAGGAACCCGGCCAGTTGGTGGAACCTTGCGGGTCGCTCACGATTGGGGGAGTGCCCACAGACACAGTTGACGTCACCGCTATATTGTCTAGGGCAATCTTGGGACGCGAGCCCGTGGGCGAACCCGTGGAACCACCGGTACCATTATTAAAGTAGAAGCGAATCCGGGTAGTGGGCATGCCGTTGAAGGAAGCTGGCAAGGCGATGGCGGTCATGGAACCACTGCCAGCCACATTATTCACAAAATTCAAAACTGCCGCAGAGGTAAGCTCGGTCCAGGTACTCCCGTCAGGGCTGGCATATACCCGCAATGAAGCCGCCCGGTTCCCGGTGCTATTAAACACCACCACCCAGTCGAAACTGAGTGTGCCGGCATCGCGGCCAGTGAAATCCAACAACAGGTCAATGGCATCAGCAGAGGTGTTATCGGTGCTGCCAGTGGCTAACAGGACGATATTGCTGGTGCCCTTCTGTACGCCACCAGATGAGCCGGACGCAAAGGTCGCCGTGCTGGTTGTCGTCTTCTTCCCATCGGGTATCGTGCCGGTAGCATTCACGGCCACGCTAGTCCAACAACTCGCGCCGATGCCAAAAGTAAAATTATTGTCCCAGTTCGCGACATCGTTGAAATTCTCAAGGTAATTGCCGCTGGCCATCGGGTAGGGTTGAGTGGGCACCACCGGATTGGTGAAGAGCAGCGTGACCACAGAACTCGTAATCGCCCCCGCCCCGTTGGTTATGACGATCGAGTAATTACCCGAGCTGGCCTTGGTAGCGTTACTCAGCGTCAGCGTGTCCAAATTGGTGCCCAGCACATACGTGCCGCCAAACAAATTGGTGCCACTCAAGCGCCATTGATAGGCCAACGGGGAAGAGCCGGTAGCGACCACCTGCAACGCAACCGTGCTGCCAACCAAATTCGTCAACCCCAAGGGCTGCGTGGTGATTTGCGGCGGCGCGGACACCGCCAAGGTAACCGGCCCGCTGGTGACCGATCCAGCGACATTAGAGACAACCACCGTATAGGAACCGGCATTGGTAGCGACCGCCGGATTGATGGTCAGGGTGGTGGTGGCGGACCCACTAATGGAGCCACCATCCGCAAGCGCCGTGCTGCCAAAGAACCATTGATACGACACCGGCGACGCACTGGTAGCGCTCACCGTGAAGGAGGCGGAATTGCTGAGGGAAACAGTTTGGGACGCAGGCGTGACGGAGACAATGACCGGCGGAGCGGCAGTCACCAACAGGGAGGCAACGTAGCTGGTCACTGATCCCGCTGCATTGCCGACGATCACGGAATAATCGCCTGAACTGCCAAGCGTGATGCTGTTGAGGGTAAGGGTCTCAAGGTTAGTCCCAAGCACGTTGGCACCACCAAACAGGTTCGTCCCGAACAATAGCCATTGATAAGACAGCGGGGCGGAACCGGTGGCAATCACCTGGAACGCAACATTGGAACCCACCAGATTCGTCTGCCCAACCGGTTGCAGGCTGATTTGCGGGGCGACCAGCGCGGTGGTCACCACCAAGGAAACCGGTCCACCGGTAACCACCCCGGCCAGATTGGAAACAACCACCGAATAGTTACCCGCATCGCCGGAACCCACCGGATTGAGGGTCAACACATTGGTCGTGCTGCCAGAAACATTGCCACCATCCGCCAGCGGCGTGCTGCCAAAGTACCATTGATAGGAGGCGGGCACCAGGCTGGTGGCGTTGACCGTAAAGGAAGCGGAACTGCCTGACACGGAGGTTTGGGATGCCGGGGTCACGGACACGATGACCGGGGGAGCGGCAGTGACCGTGAGCGTGGCCACAGTACTGGTGGCC includes:
- a CDS encoding TAXI family TRAP transporter solute-binding subunit, which gives rise to MSRKINFTLFLTSFSETFGLGRKVALGAVIVVSFLILTAVVAFVESAPPSTLTIISGPVGSSYHTNAEKYRLILARNHVKVKVLTSRGSIENLQTLNARSSGVQVGFVQGGMTNGIDLDRLVSLGSISYQPLMIFYRGTTTVEVLSGLAGRRLAIGAEGSGTRVLALTLLATNGITAGGPTTLVDLEAEEAAQALIEGRVDAVFLMGDSASSRIMRKLLHAPEVHLLSFSQANAYTRRFRFLNKLELPKGSIDFGRNLPTQDVYLIGPTVELVARADLHPALSDLLLEAAREIHGNASLLQNRGEFPAPLEHDFRISDDAARFYKSGKSFFYRHLPFWLASMVNRILLVFVPMVLVIIPGLRALPAMYRWRIKLQIYRWYRALLRLERELADSSPEARREQLRRLDHIEEAVHKLKVPASFADQFYGLRGHIDYVRSRLGNGGAK
- a CDS encoding endo-1,4-beta-xylanase yields the protein MTNNLRIVLSYLLAGLCFAAYPAALDAARGTPVISGSLKPVGQPEFHRAELVTVANQPFAKAWRVQVLSKTEHTYEVQLQAASQAPVKQGDTLLVTLYVRCLDSRDETGEGRVEVVFENNRAPHAKSLAAPVAIGRDWQPITRAFKAGESYGLGQAQLYVACGFYPQTLEIGGVTLQNLGPNADPKPYQTNEYAYDGQRLDAPWRKQAEARIERLRKGDLRVEVTDRAGRPMANADVQVRMLRHEFGFGSIVTSKLITEESPNAAKYRATVLRLYNKVVFENDLKWQGWENPDNQAQTLRALHWLQTNNLAVRGHCLVWPSWKNLPGDLRGLSRDPAAVRQRIADHITQEVGAVRGRIVEWDVLNEPYINHDVMDLLGKDIMVDWFKLARQADPKPKLYINDFSILSAEGRDTKHQAHYEQTIKFLKDSGAPIAGIGMQSHFGTQATAPTRMLQILDRFGAFGLEIQGTEHDIDTTDEQFQADFTRDYLTVMFSHPAVVGVLSWGFWEGHHWRPNGAYFRKDWSVKPAGQVWMDLTLKQWWTDERGKTGSTGMYPVRGFLGQYEITATVNGKKAVLQAALPRQGATVRVVME
- the gap gene encoding type I glyceraldehyde-3-phosphate dehydrogenase, which encodes MPVKIAINGFGRIGRLVFRAIAEQGLLGKDVEVVAVGDIVPADNLAYLLKYDSTQGAFKGQVSSKKSAPDKAEDDILVVNGAEIKVVSARTPAELPWKALGVELVIESTGLFTDAAKDNAKGCYGHILAGAKKVIISAPGKNEDITVVMGVNHEKYDAAKHNIISNASCTTNCLAPVVHVLIKEGFGVAEGLMTTIHAYTATQKTVDGPSKKDWKGGRTAAMNIIPSTTGAAKAVALVLPEVKGKLTGMAFRVPTPTVSVVDLTVKTVKDTSYAEISAAIKNASETYMKGILGWTNDEVVSTDFTHCQLSSIFDAGSGIELNKNFFKLISWYDNEWGYSCRVGDLIKYILSKGL
- a CDS encoding immunoglobulin domain-containing protein → MNRQLTNVICFAALCCGVFINVNAATVLVDTFSYSDGSLTNVAGSRWANYSGAGDSPYVTNGVLNISGSLAPDVGTTLSGAPYSSGRLYARFKMKMRDLPITTGAYFALFKDTGTSLFKGRLWASTSGAAAGKFRLGIAAATGTAVTLASDLSTNVDYIVILRITNTTSLATFWVNPTSETDASTTSTDSSAVTVSQFAFRQATGEGYILLDDLVVGTVWEDVMLPVITSQPQGQTNVVGTTITLAVTNTGAQPLAYQWRKNGSDIADGANISGAKTNVLTISSAIIGNSGDYTVVISNLLGMVTSAVATVSITNAAVVPPSIDTPPQSLVAGISSNATFSVVATGTPVDYRWYFNSNLLADGGRISGSTTNQLFISSLALSDAGYYHMIVSNSVGMATSTVATLTVTAAPPVIVSVTPASQTSVSGSSASFTVNATSLVPASYQWYFGSTPLADGGNVSGSTTNVLTLNPVGSGDAGNYSVVVSNLAGVVTGGPVSLVVTTALVAPQISLQPVGQTNLVGSNVAFQVIATGSAPLSYQWLLFGTNLFGGANVLGTNLETLTLNSITLGSSGDYSVIVGNAAGSVTSYVASLLVTAAPPVIVSVTPASQTVSLSNSASFTVSATSASPVSYQWFFGSTALADGGSISGSATTTLTINPAVATNAGSYTVVVSNVAGSVTSGPVTLAVSAPPQITTQPLGLTNLVGSTVALQVVATGSSPLAYQWRLSGTNLFGGTYVLGTNLDTLTLSNATKASSGNYSIVITNGAGAITSSVVTLLFTNPVVPTQPYPMASGNYLENFNDVANWDNNFTFGIGASCWTSVAVNATGTIPDGKKTTTSTATFASGSSGGVQKGTSNIVLLATGSTDNTSADAIDLLLDFTGRDAGTLSFDWVVVFNSTGNRAASLRVYASPDGSTWTELTSAAVLNFVNNVAGSGSMTAIALPASFNGMPTTRIRFYFNNGTGGSTGSPTGSRPKIALDNIAVTSTVSVGTPPIVSDPQGSTNWPGSSVTFAVTAFGTAPLHYQWQSNGVNLSDGGQFSGATTNTLTITNLASFNSADYRVIVTNFFGSTNSAVATLLVTSPLPQITTEPKSQTNFLGSTAKFTVSASTLATGAPALQYQWQSNGVNLVAGGQFSGVNSNILTITNVSYGNAADYIVIVSNPSGSVTSSVATMSVSASGTFLLWDFNTTINYTNPEPTFGTGIASLAGLGTNGFLPAGGTAYDSGMPTNKYWGTSTYPPVGTSNKMAGVQFSANLAGLKNVGVSFYQRLTTTSSKYYRLQYTTNGTTFIDYPASSTYPAGAQIWDGPYTFSLAGFPGVRDNPNFAIRIVTEFESTANYGMTNNDKYVGLTASYGTSGTVSYDLVNFTADAITNANVPPTLSVLTNQSTVDDTAANVTVTVGGTGPLTVTAVSLNQNVIADGAISTPTANGSDWSFTITPSVGIDGVAPILVTVTDAVGDVSKTWFNLTVLPANLPPSITQLPVTNTLVSTPITIPFTIGDDAPVDQLGLSASSVNAALLPNANIIFGGSGSNRTVTLTPVTGAKGATPITITVTDAGGKTASTAFALVVTPDTNVILNEFFDYPDGVIVNTAPNFWRSHSGAFGQVDVTSGKLNMTDAKTEDINVRLIGAPYSTNSSTVLYSSFVVNFSILPTEGGAYLAHFKDDGTDASSGFGARVWASTINATPGSFRLGIANGDGGTNSTAQLPVDLQTNVNYTVVTRFVPATGIATLWVGPSSEASASVTADDVSNRPTQINNPINVTAYAFRQAVGGGTLTVDNLRVGLSFVSVNPAPAITTPPVDTQVTVGGTLNLSVVAAGDQPLTYQWYYNTNSALTLKTNTALSKSGITCGDAGKYSVVVANAYGSVTSLFATVTVNDTTLPVVVTHPTPSNSVALGSNVTLSVSTTGVLCGAPNTYQWYFNTNTPVANATNSTVTITNLGLNQAGYYLVAVSNVNGVVLSSNALVVVNYTVVTPKMTNFTGGQLGLGIQAEPNRAYWLESRTSLSLGSPWTLVEGSGVTNVNGAVILRDYAATNHLKFYRLGSATAP